Genomic DNA from Mycobacterium stomatepiae:
ACCGCGCCCACGTTTGTCAAGGATTTCCCTGTCGAGACAACACCTTTGACTCGCCAGCATCGCAGCATCCCGGGTGTGACAGAGAAGTGGGATCTCTATGTGCGCGGAGTCGAGTTGGCCACCGGGTACTCCGAATTAAACGATCCGGTCGTCCAGCGCGAACGATTTGCCGAACAAGCGCGTGCCGCGGCGGCCGGCGACGACGACGAGGCTATGTTGCTCGACGAAGATTTTCTCGCCGCACTCGAGTATGGGATGCCGCCAACCACCGGAACGGGAATGGGTATCGACCGGTTGTTGATGACTTTGACCGGCCTGTCAATTAGAGAGACAGTTTTGTTCCCGATTGTTCGACCGCACTCCAGCTGAAAACCGAACACTCCGCGTTCCTCAGATTGAGCATGCTGCGCACATATGGCAGATTAGTGACCGGGGAGTGGGTCCAAACTGCTCAGCAACTGCTCAGGAAGAACGCGAGGGTAAGCTAATGGCGAAAAAAGTCACCGTCACCTTGGTTGATGATTTCGACGGTGCGGGCGCCGCCGACGAAACCGTCGAATTCGGGCTTGACGGGGTGACCTATGAGATTGATCTTTCAACGAAGAATGCCGCGAAACTCCGCGGTGATCTGAAGCAGTGGGTGGCGGCCGGCCGCCGTGTCGGGGGTCGTCGTCGCGGGCGTTCCGGAACGGGGCGCGGCCGAGGGGCAATCGACCGCGAGCAGAGCGCCGCGATCCGCGAATGGGCCCGCCGAAACGGTCACAATGTGTCAACGCGCGGTCGCATCCCGGCAGACGTGATCGACGCATTCCACGCAGCCACTTAACAAAGCGTTAACCGGCGCCCGGTCGCAAGGCCTGGGCGCCGGTTTGCGTTTTCGCTGGCGGCGAAACGATCATCGGCGCTCGGCGGAAACGATTTGATGGTTTATCTCGTTTCTTCAGCTATGGCTCTGTCGTCACAGGGGATTTTCCAGACGGAGCCGACCAGGCCCGAACGGCAAGGCACCGCAAGGTTAGAACCCGGAGGGGCCGACCATTACAGTGGACACCAGGTACGCAGTGTCGGCCCGTGTGCCGACAACGATGAAGTACCGATGGTGAGGGAGAGCAGGTAACCACCCATGTTCGAAAGATTTACCGACCGTGCCCGCAGGGTGGTCGTCCTGGCCCAAGAAGAGGCCCGGATGCTCAACCACAACTACATCGGCACCGAGCACATCCTGCTGGGTCTGATTCACGAAGGTGAAGGCGTCGCGGCGAAGTCGCTGGAGTCGCTCGGGATCTCGCTCGAGGGCGTCCGCAGCCAGGTCGAGGAGATCATCGGCCAGGGCCAGCAGGCTCCGTCCGGGCACATCCCGTTCACCCCGCGTGCCAAGAAGGTTCTCGAGCTGAGCCTGCGCGAGGCGCTGCAGCTCGGCCACAACTACATCGGCACCGAGCACATTCTGCTGGGTCTGATTCGTGAGGGCGAGGGCGTGGCCGCGCAGGTGCTGGTCAAGCTCGGCGCCGAGCTGACCCGTGTGCGCCAGCAGGTGATTCAGCTGCTGAGCGGCTACCAGGGCAAGGAAGCCGCGGAGGCCGGGACCGGCGGCCGCGGCGGCGAGTCCGGCAGCCCGTCGACGTCGTTGGTGCTCGACCAGTTCGGGCGCAACCTGACGGCCGCCGCGATGGAAGGCAAGCTGGACCCCGTCATCGGCCGCGAGAAGGAAATCGAGCGGGTGATGCAGGTGCTGAGCCGGCGCACCAAGAACAACCCGGTGCTGATCGGCGAGCCCGGCGTCGGCAAGACCGCCGTGGTCGAGGGCCTGGCGCAGGCGATCGTGCACGGCGAGGTGCCCGAGACGCTAAAGGACAAGCAGCTCTACACGCTCGACCTCGGATCGCTGGTCGCGGGCAGCCGCTATCGCGGTGACTTCGAAGAGCGCCTGAAGAAGGTGCTCAAGGAGATCAACACCCGCGGCGACATCATCCTGTTCATCGATGAGCTGCACACCCTGGTCGGGGCGGGTGCCGCCGAGGGCGCGATCGACGCCGCCAGCATCCTGAAGCCGAAGCTGGCCCGCGGTGAGCTGCAGACCATCGGCGCCACGACGCTCGACGAGTACCGCAAGTACATCGAGAAGGACGCCGCGCTGGAGCGCCGCTTCCAGCCGGTGCAGGTGGGAGAGCCGACGGTGGAGCACACCATCGAGATCCTCAAGGGCCTGCGCGACCGGTACGAGGCGCACCACCGGGTTTCGATCACCGATTCTGCGATGGTCGCCGCCGCTACCCTGGCCGACCGCTACATCAACGACCGGTTCCTGCCGGACAAGGCGATCGACCTGATCGACGAGGCGGGCGCCCGTATGCGCATCCGCCGGATGACCGCGCCGCCAGACCTGCGGGAGTTCGACGAGAAGATCGCCGACGCGCGCCGGGAGAAGGAATCGGCGATCGACGCGCAGGACTTCGAGAAGGCCGCAAGCCTGCGGGACCGGGAAAAGCAGCTGGTAGCCCAGCGGACCGAGCGTGAAAAGCAGTGGCGCTCAGGCGATCTCGACGTGGTCGCCGAGGTCGACGACGAGCAGATCGCCGAGGTGCTGGGTAACTGGACCGGCATCCCGGTGTTCAAGCTCACCGAAGCGGAGACCACTCGGTTGCTGCGCATGGAGGACGAGCTGCACAAGCGGATCATCGGCCAGGTGGACGCGGTCAAGGCCGTCTCCAAGGCGATCCGTCGCACCCGCGCGGGGTTGAAGGACCCCAAGCGCCCGTCCGGCTCGTTCATCTTCGCCGGCCCGTCCGGTGTCGGTAAGACCGAGCTGTCCAAGGCGCTGGCCAACTTCCTGTTCGGCGACGACGACGCGCTTATCCAGATCGACATGGGCGAGTTCCACGACCGGTTCACCGCGTCTCGGTTGTTCGGCGCCCCACCGGGATACGTGGGCTACGAAGAGGGCGGTCAGCTCACCGAGAAGGTGCGCCGCAAGCCGTTCTCCGTGGTGCTGTTCGACGAGATCGAGAAGGCACACCAGGAGATCTACAACAGCCTGTTGCAGGTTCTCGAGGATGGTCGGCTCACCGACGGGCAGGGTCGCACGGTCGACTTCAAGAACACCGTGCTGATCTTCACCTCGAACCTCGGAACGTCGGACATCAGCAAGCCGATCGGCCTGGGCTTCACCCAGGGCGGCGGTGAGAACGACTACGAGCGGATGAAGCAGAAGGTCAACGACGAGCTGAAGAAGCACTTCCGCCCGGAGTTCCTGAACCGCATCGACGACATCATCGTCTTCCACCAGCTGACTCGCGACGAGATCATCCAGATGGTCGACCTGATGATCGGCCGGGTCGCCACCCAGCTCAAGAGCAAGGACATGGCTCTGGAGCTGACCGACAAGGCCAAGTCGCTGCTCGCCAAGCGCGGCTTCGACCCGGTGCTGGGTGCTCGCCCGCTGCGGCGCACCATCCAGCGCGAGATCGAGGACCAGCTCTCGGAGAAGATCCTCTTCGACGAGGTCGGGCCTGGACAGGTTGTCACCGTCGACGTGGACAACTGGGACGGCGAAGGCACCGGCGAGGACGCGGTCTTCACGTTCACCGGAACGCGCAAGCCGCCGGCCGAGCCGGAGCTGCAGAAAGCCGGAGCGCACGCCGCACCCGACAACCAGTAGCACTACAGCAAACGGGTGGTTAGTCTCTGACCGGACTAACCACCCGTTTTGCTGTGCTGAGGGCTAAGGGGCTTGCCTGTGCTGATCGTCACCACCAATGACCTTCCGGGCTGGGAAATTCGGCGCGTCTGCGGCGAAGTGTTCGGACTGACCGTTCGATCGCGAAATGCGTTCGCCCAGATGGGCGCCGGCTTCAAGGCGATGTTCGGCGGGGAGCTGGCCGGCATGACCAAGAATCTGGCCGAGAGCCGCAACGAGGCGATGGGCCGGCTGATCTCCGAGGCGCGCAACCGCGGCGGCAACGCGATCGTCGCGATGCGATTCGACACCACCGAAATCGGCGACGTCTGGACGGAGATCTGCGCCTACGGCACGGCGGTGGAGGCGGTGCCGGTCACGGATGGGGCGAAGTACACGGCCAGCCAGCTCGGCTACGGTGGCGGCCCCGCGCAGCAGTAATTGTTTGTGCCGTCGCCGCGTCCGTTTAGACTGACGATCGTTAACAGTTTTTTCGATGGGCAATGGAATCTGGTGAAATTCCAGAACGGTCGCGCCACTGTAGAAAGTCAGACCCGGAACCCGTCACCCGAGGTGGGACGCGTCATTCCCAGAAGGAGACAAACAATGTCCAGTACCGAGACGACCGGCGCTCGCGCGATTGATTTGTCGGCCGCAAGCGCCGCGCTCTGGTTGGCAGCAACCGCTTTCCTGTCTTTGTTGGCGATCTACTTCGTCGGCATCGATCAGGGCGCCGTGTCGGTGTTCGGCACCGACACGCATGTACACGAATTCGTGCACGACGCGCGTCACCTCCTCGGCTTCCCCTGCCACTGATCCGGCGTGGAGAAGCGTCTAATCGGACGCGGGTTGCTGGCGGGCGCAATCGGCGCCGTGCTGGCATTCGTCTTCGCCCGCCTGTGTGCCGAACCCGTCATTGCCCGCGCGATCGAATTTGAGGACGGTCGAACCGACGCCGAGAATGCGCACGGTGTGCACGAGCACGGCGTTGAGCTGTTCACCCGCGGAGTGCAGGCCAACCCCGGACTGGGTTTTGGTGTGCTGATCTTCGGCCTCGCGATGGGCGCCCTGTTCGCGGTGCTGTTCTGCGTCGTGTATGCGCGCGCGGCCGGGCGTGCAGAAAACCCTGCGCCACGACAGCTTTCGCTGTTACTGGCGTCCGGAGCCTTCGTGGCAGTGTACCTGGTTCCGTTCGTGAAATACCCGCCGAACCCACCGGCCGTCGGCCAGTCCGACACGATCGGTATGCGCACCGGTTGGTATTTGGCGATGGTGCTGGCGTCGGTGGCGCTGGCGATCGCGGCGGTATGGCTGGGCCGACGGCTCACCGACCGGTTCGGCGCATGGAATTCGCGGCTGCTCGCCGCCGGGGCCTATCTGGTGGCCGTCGCGGTGGTGATGATGATGCTGCCGACGGTGGACGAGACGCCCGAACCGCTGCGCGACGCCTCGGGCGCGATCATCTATCCCGGCTTTCCCGCCGATGTCCTCTACGAATTCCGGGTGCTGTCGCTGGGCACGCAGCTGTTGCTCTGGGTGACCATCGGCCTGGTCTTCGCGACCCTGGCCGGCCGGTTGCTGGGCGAGCGCGCCGAGAGCGGACGGGTATCGAGCATCGCGGCGTGACGCAGGTCGTCCGGCTCACCCTGGTGTCGCACGCGATGACCGATGCGATGGTAGCCGTACGCTTTCCGGCCGACGAGCCGCTCAACGACGCGGGCCGTCGACAGGCTGAAGGCGCTGCGGGCCTTGATATTCGCGACGCGGGGCACCTTGTCGGACCCGAGCAGCGCGCCCGTCAAACCGCGCGGCTGCTGGGTCTGGATGCCACCACCGAGCCGCGGCTGGCCGACCTGGACTGCGGGCGTTGGCGCGGGCAGGCACTGGCGGACGTGCCCGCGGCCGAAGTCGAGGTGTGGCTGACCGATCCGGCCGCGGCGCCGCACGGCGGCGAGTCCATCCTCGACCTGGTCGAGCGGGTGTCCGCGTGGCTGGAGACATTGATCGACGGGTCGTCGCGAACCGTGGCGGTGACGAACCCGGCCGTCATCCGGGCGGCGATTCTGCTGGCCCTCGACATCCCACCGAAGTCATTCTGGCGCATCGACATTGCGCCGGTCGCCCTGACGACGCTGCACCACCGCAACGACTGCTGGACGCTGCGGCTGCCGTGACTATTGCGGCTGCCGTGACTGCTGCGGCTGCCGTGACTACTGCGGCGCGACGAGCCCAAAAGTCTTCTTGGCCACTCCCAGCATCCACCCCGTCACCTTGGGCCCGTGGTCGCGGGGCCAGTTCAGCTGAAAGCTGACCACCCATGGTTGCTGCGTCTTGTCGACGGCGTACCAGCTGAAGGTCAGATCGCCTGGCAGCCCACCGGCTTTCGCGCCGACGTACGGCCAAACGTTACGGTCCAGCTGGATGCCCGACACGGCCGACAGTATCTGCTTGACGGGTGCGGCCTCGCCGACCGCGTCGGCCTGCAGAGCCGCGTGCACCCGGCAGATGTCCTCGGCGCTGCCATACCACTCCGCCCCGAAAGCCGAGGCCGGGCTGTGGGCGCGTTGCGGATCTGGTTGGTAGGGAGCGGAATTCGCCTGCGCCAGCAGCTGGGCGCGCACCTGCGGGGTTGCGTGCTGCCACTGGCTGCGCAGGTCCGGATCACCCCAGCCGATCGAGAACAGCTCGTACATCGTGGGGAACGGAGTCATGCTGGCCGGATCGTGATGGCCGGCGGTGGCGAGTGCGGATTCGATGGCGTGCGTGCCCATTCTTTCGATCAACAGGTCGGTGGCCATGTTGTCGCTATTGGCGATCATCTTGGCGGCGGCATTCCGCACCGAAACATGGTCGCCGACAGCGAGTCCCAGGCCCGAAGACCCTACTGCCTTGCTCTTGTCGGTGACCGTCAGCTGGTCGTCCCAGGACACCGTATGGTTCTTGACCGCTCCCGCCAGGGCGTGCAACACGTACAACTTGAAAATCGATGCCAGCGGCAAGGATTCGCTGGTGTTGGTGCCCATCACCGGGTCGCAGTGGCCCTCATCGACCTTGGCGACCTGATAAGAGTACCGCGCACCGGTCTTGCTCAGCGTCGCGTCGATGTCATGCCACGAGGTGATCGTCGGCGCCATCGTGTCGAGTTCGAATCGGTCGACCCGGCCGAGGTCGTCGGTGTGTATCCGGATGTCTTGTCGCGCGCCGTAGGACGAGGTGAGGTGCAGCGTGGCGACACTGGCGCTGATGTCCACGCCGTCCAGGGTGAACGGGCGATCCCACCAGAGTTCTTCCATGGTCTTCTCG
This window encodes:
- a CDS encoding histidine phosphatase family protein, whose protein sequence is MTQVVRLTLVSHAMTDAMVAVRFPADEPLNDAGRRQAEGAAGLDIRDAGHLVGPEQRARQTARLLGLDATTEPRLADLDCGRWRGQALADVPAAEVEVWLTDPAAAPHGGESILDLVERVSAWLETLIDGSSRTVAVTNPAVIRAAILLALDIPPKSFWRIDIAPVALTTLHHRNDCWTLRLP
- a CDS encoding CbtB domain-containing protein produces the protein MSSTETTGARAIDLSAASAALWLAATAFLSLLAIYFVGIDQGAVSVFGTDTHVHEFVHDARHLLGFPCH
- the clpC1 gene encoding ATP-dependent protease ATP-binding subunit ClpC, producing MFERFTDRARRVVVLAQEEARMLNHNYIGTEHILLGLIHEGEGVAAKSLESLGISLEGVRSQVEEIIGQGQQAPSGHIPFTPRAKKVLELSLREALQLGHNYIGTEHILLGLIREGEGVAAQVLVKLGAELTRVRQQVIQLLSGYQGKEAAEAGTGGRGGESGSPSTSLVLDQFGRNLTAAAMEGKLDPVIGREKEIERVMQVLSRRTKNNPVLIGEPGVGKTAVVEGLAQAIVHGEVPETLKDKQLYTLDLGSLVAGSRYRGDFEERLKKVLKEINTRGDIILFIDELHTLVGAGAAEGAIDAASILKPKLARGELQTIGATTLDEYRKYIEKDAALERRFQPVQVGEPTVEHTIEILKGLRDRYEAHHRVSITDSAMVAAATLADRYINDRFLPDKAIDLIDEAGARMRIRRMTAPPDLREFDEKIADARREKESAIDAQDFEKAASLRDREKQLVAQRTEREKQWRSGDLDVVAEVDDEQIAEVLGNWTGIPVFKLTEAETTRLLRMEDELHKRIIGQVDAVKAVSKAIRRTRAGLKDPKRPSGSFIFAGPSGVGKTELSKALANFLFGDDDALIQIDMGEFHDRFTASRLFGAPPGYVGYEEGGQLTEKVRRKPFSVVLFDEIEKAHQEIYNSLLQVLEDGRLTDGQGRTVDFKNTVLIFTSNLGTSDISKPIGLGFTQGGGENDYERMKQKVNDELKKHFRPEFLNRIDDIIVFHQLTRDEIIQMVDLMIGRVATQLKSKDMALELTDKAKSLLAKRGFDPVLGARPLRRTIQREIEDQLSEKILFDEVGPGQVVTVDVDNWDGEGTGEDAVFTFTGTRKPPAEPELQKAGAHAAPDNQ
- a CDS encoding CbtA family protein, with the protein product MEKRLIGRGLLAGAIGAVLAFVFARLCAEPVIARAIEFEDGRTDAENAHGVHEHGVELFTRGVQANPGLGFGVLIFGLAMGALFAVLFCVVYARAAGRAENPAPRQLSLLLASGAFVAVYLVPFVKYPPNPPAVGQSDTIGMRTGWYLAMVLASVALAIAAVWLGRRLTDRFGAWNSRLLAAGAYLVAVAVVMMMLPTVDETPEPLRDASGAIIYPGFPADVLYEFRVLSLGTQLLLWVTIGLVFATLAGRLLGERAESGRVSSIAA
- the lsr2 gene encoding histone-like nucleoid-structuring protein Lsr2; the encoded protein is MAKKVTVTLVDDFDGAGAADETVEFGLDGVTYEIDLSTKNAAKLRGDLKQWVAAGRRVGGRRRGRSGTGRGRGAIDREQSAAIREWARRNGHNVSTRGRIPADVIDAFHAAT
- a CDS encoding YbjQ family protein encodes the protein MLIVTTNDLPGWEIRRVCGEVFGLTVRSRNAFAQMGAGFKAMFGGELAGMTKNLAESRNEAMGRLISEARNRGGNAIVAMRFDTTEIGDVWTEICAYGTAVEAVPVTDGAKYTASQLGYGGGPAQQ
- a CDS encoding class A beta-lactamase-related serine hydrolase, coding for MRGASRLNRRYPTRQRVLAVTAAAALVASLAPACSSSPAPQANAANPGRAIDTRTPPGLRAQQTVDMLNSDWPIGPIGVATLAAPNEVDSVEKTMEELWWDRPFTLDGVDISASVATLHLTSSYGARQDIRIHTDDLGRVDRFELDTMAPTITSWHDIDATLSKTGARYSYQVAKVDEGHCDPVMGTNTSESLPLASIFKLYVLHALAGAVKNHTVSWDDQLTVTDKSKAVGSSGLGLAVGDHVSVRNAAAKMIANSDNMATDLLIERMGTHAIESALATAGHHDPASMTPFPTMYELFSIGWGDPDLRSQWQHATPQVRAQLLAQANSAPYQPDPQRAHSPASAFGAEWYGSAEDICRVHAALQADAVGEAAPVKQILSAVSGIQLDRNVWPYVGAKAGGLPGDLTFSWYAVDKTQQPWVVSFQLNWPRDHGPKVTGWMLGVAKKTFGLVAPQ